The following proteins are co-located in the Rhizobium sp. NLR16a genome:
- a CDS encoding TRAP transporter small permease: MTRIIDFYFFALKATIALLLAGMVVLVFGNVVLRYAFNQGITSSEELSRIFFIWLTFLGAVVAMREHAHLGVDSLIVRLPKPLAKLAVLLGYGMMLVATWLMISGSWAQTQINLHVSAPATGISMGVFYGAGLAFGVPAFFILLWDAFAIVTDRIDVTTAELVRDSEEQATLEDPAQTAFRVLKPKH, from the coding sequence ATGACCCGTATTATCGACTTTTATTTCTTCGCACTGAAAGCGACGATCGCCCTGTTGCTGGCGGGCATGGTCGTCCTCGTCTTCGGGAACGTCGTACTACGTTATGCCTTCAACCAAGGCATCACCTCGTCGGAAGAGCTGTCGCGCATCTTTTTCATATGGCTGACTTTCCTCGGCGCGGTGGTGGCAATGCGCGAGCATGCCCATCTCGGCGTCGACTCCCTCATCGTCCGCCTCCCGAAACCCCTCGCCAAGCTCGCCGTGCTCCTCGGCTATGGAATGATGCTGGTCGCCACCTGGCTGATGATCAGCGGCAGCTGGGCCCAGACGCAGATCAACCTTCACGTCTCGGCACCGGCGACGGGCATTTCGATGGGCGTCTTCTACGGCGCGGGGCTCGCCTTTGGCGTGCCGGCCTTTTTCATCCTTCTCTGGGACGCTTTTGCCATCGTGACCGACCGCATTGACGTGACGACCGCTGAGCTCGTGCGCGACAGCGAGGAACAGGCGACACTCGAGGATCCCGCGCAGACGGCCTTCCGCGTTCTGAAGCCGAAACACTGA